The genomic window CCAGCCTGACGATCCGGAACTGCACGTTCACCCTGGTGAACCCCAAGAACATCCCCGTCACCCTGTTCCACGGGGAGGGCGATCCCGCGCGGGGCGCCCGGATTCGCCTCGAAGGGTGCCTCTTCCGGGGCCCGTTCGCGACCGCCCTATCGATGGGAGGCGGCCCGGTGGACGCCGCGATCCGGGACACCGTCGTCATCGGCGGCCAGTCGGCCACCGTCCGGGAGCTGGAGCAGTCGCCGGGCCATCGGGTGTCGATCGTCGGCGCGGTGATCGGCGGACGTGGCCCGTGCGTGGCCCTGGGCGAGCCCTCGCCGGGCCCGACCGGGAAGCCGCTGGTCGTCCGCGCCTATCGGACGGTCCTCGGCCGGTTCCAGGGGGCCGGGATCGCGAGCGTCATCGCCGCCCTGAAGGCCGGCGTGCCGGCCCAGTCGGTCTCCTGGTCGGGCGATCACAACCTCTTCGCGGGGTGGAAGGGCTTCTTCGCTCACGGCCCGGAGGCCATCGTGCTCGTGGATGGGCTCGCGGGGGTCCGTTCCACGTGGAACGGCTCGGACCGCAACAGCCGAGAGGTCCTCGCCGCCTGGCCCGACCTGGAGGGATCGACGTGGGCCCCGCCCTCCATCCTCGGCCCGTTCGTGCCCGGCTTCGAGGCCCTCCTCGACGGCCTACCCCGGCCGCGTCCCTTCCTGGACGCCAGGACCGTCTCGGCCTTCCCGGAGCCCATGATCCCCACCCCCCTGGTCGTGGCCATGGAATCCGCGAACCCGGCGGCCATGGACGGCCCGGGCCGGGTCCTCCTCCCGTCCAAGCCGAGGGCCGCCCCGCGGATAGCCGGCATCCCCGCCGCGGCCCCCACGGGTCCCGCCGCAACGCTCGACGGCGAGATGCTGCTGGATTGCGACAGCCCCGAGTGGCACGGCGACCTCGGCTACTTCCTCAGGGAAAAGATCGGCCCGGGGATGAAGCACGCGAGGGTCCGCGTGACGGGCTCCGGGCCGTTCCGGTGCTCGGCCGTCCGCCTGCCGGACGGCCTGCTGCTCGAGCTGAGGGTCGCGCCGCCGGCCCGGCCGGAGGCGGGCTGGCTCACCTGGCAGCCCGACCCGGGGCAGCAAGGCAAGGCCCTCATCGAGCTCAAGGGGGGCGGGATCCTCCTCAGCCAGGCTCATTTCCAGACGGAGCCGTCGGCACCGCTGGAGTCGCTCATCCACGTGGAGGACGGGCACCTGATCCTCCATCGCTGCCTGATCGCGGCCCCCCCGAGGGCGGAGGGCGGCTCCGGCCGCCTGGTGACCTTCCGCGCCGCGACGACGCGGCCGGGCGTCGGGCCGCCGTCGTCGGGACTCTTCGTCCGGGAGCCGGGCCGCCCCACGTGCGTGATCGCCGACAGCACCCTGATCAGCAACGCCGCCGCGGTCCGACTGGAGCTCGGCCGGGGCCAGGCGGCGATCGCCGGGTCGGCCATCGCCGCGGCAACCGACGCGATCGAGCTGGCACCCTCGCGGGTGGCGAGGAGCCGGTTCGAAGCCGACATCGTCCTCGAGCGCTGCACGATCACCTCGGAGTCGAATCTACTCCGCCTCGAACCGTGGCCCGGCAATCCGCCCGGCCCCGACAGGCCCTGGCTGGTCACCACCCGCTCCTGCGCGTTCCTGGGCACCTACGATCGCCGCGTGTCCCTCACCACCCTGCTCCGCGTCGACGAGGAGGCCATGGCGGGCGGCGCCCTCTTCTGGGAGGCCCGGGGCGATGCGCTGGACGTCGACGCGTTCACGGCGGCCGGCGCGGACACGCCCCAGCTCCTCCTCCGCGACGTGGCGTTCCAGTGGGTCGCCTTCTGGGGGTCGAACCACGTCGCCCACGTGACGGGGCCCCGGGCCGGGACGAGCCGCCCGGGCGCCCGCCTCCTCGAGAAGCTCAAGCCCGGGCGGGTCGACCCGGCCGGCCTGATCCTCGACCCGACCTATCACCCGGACCGGCCGGCGCTCGACTTCGGGGCCGACCTCTCGCGACAGGGCATCCGCCCCAGGCCGTCCGGGACCGCCCGCCGATACTGATCCACTCCGCGACGCATTTACGCCCCGACCACCGGTCGCGATAATACGTACTGGAGATCATCAGGGCCGCGCGAGGAGGATACGGTCGTGAGCGGACTCCGGCGAGGTTATCGGACCAAGGCGATGCTCGCGGCCGCGATCCTGGGCTCCCTGGGATCGGCGCGGGCGGACGACCAGCCGTCGGGCACCTCCACCAAGCACCGGCCCCGGCCGCAAGGTCCGGGCGTCGCCGTGGGGGCGACGGGCGGAATCGGCTGGCGCAATTACTGGGTGCCCTACTTCGCCGTCGGCCTCCCGGACGGCGAGGTCGCCTACTACGTCCCGCCCCCCATCCTCTACACCCCGGCCGGGCCCGTGATCGGCGCCGGCCCGCTGGCCGCCCCGGTCCCCGTCTCCATCCAGCGAGGGCCGCTCGCGCCCGCGCCGCCGCCCGGCCTGGTGCCCGAGCCCGCCCCGAAGCGGCCCGGCCCCGCGCCGATCGCGCGGAAGGAGTCGGCCCGGGCCGCCCAGCTCGTCGTGCTCGGCGACCGGCATTTCAAGGCGGCGAACGTCAAGCGCGCCGAGGAGCGATACCAGCAGGCGGAGAAGCTCGACCCGAGCTCCGCGACGGCCCAGCTCCGGATGGCCCAGGTGGCGATCGTCCGCGAGCGCTACGCGGAGGCGGCCCAGCGGCTCCGCGACGCGCAGACGGCGCAGCCCGGCTGGATCGCCGCGACCCCGGACATCCAGTCCCTCTACGGCGAGCCCCAGGAATTCGCGAGGCACCTCAACCGGCTGGAATCGCACCTCCAGGCCCATCCCGAGGACCGCGACGCCTGGCTCGTCCTCGGGGCCGAATGGTACCTCTCCGGCCGGACGGCGCGCGCCGCCGACGTCTTCGCCCGGATCGACGACCCTCACCGCAAGCCGGACATCGCGCTGGCGGCGTTCCTCGAAGCCACGAGACAGCACTGAGCCCATGCCCCGCCTCGATCGATATTACGCCGCGGCGTGCCAGGTCGACCTCCCCTGCCCTCGGCACCGCGACGAGATCGCCGGCCGCGTCGGCCATCTCCTCGGGATGGTGGACCGGGCGGTCGTCGGTTATGAGCCGTTCTTCGACGTCCGGCTCGTGGTCTTCCCCGAGTTCGCCCACGCCGCCCCGGTCTACGAGACGGCCGAGGAGCTGGCCGACAAGCTGGCCGTGCCGATCCCCAACGAGCACACCGACGCGTACGCGAGGAAGGCCCGCGAGCGCGGGATCTTCATCCAGACCGGGACGTTCCTGGAGGTCGACCCGGGGTGGCCCGGGTCGGTCTTCAACACGACCTGCCTGATCGGCCCCGAGGGCCTGCTCAGCCGCTATCGCAAGGTCAATCCGTGGCTCCCCTGGGAGGTCCACGCGAGCCCCCACGACCTGCCCGGCTACGACGAGCCGCTCTTCCCGGTCGTCGAGACGGAGATCGGCCGCCTGGGCGCGGCGATCTGCTACGACTGGCTGTTCCCCGAGGCGATCCGGGCCCTGGCGTTGCAAGGCGCGGAGGTCCTGATCCGCGTCTCCGCGTACATGGATCCCTGGGGGGCGACCCCGCCGATGGACTGGTGGACGCTGTTCAACCGGGCCCGGGCGGCCGAGAACTTCGCCTACGTCGTGGCCGCGAACCAGGCGGCGAGCGCCGCCAACTACCCGCCGTTCTCCTGGCCCGGCGGCAGCATGATCGTGGACTACGACGGCCGCATCCTGGCCCAGGCCGACCCGGGGCCCGGCGAGAAGATCGTCGTGGGGCCGATCGACCTCGCCTCCCTCCGCGCCGAGAGGGCCCGCCGCCGCGGCCATCATCTGCTTTCCCATATCCGGGCGGAGGCCTATACTAGCCTCTACGCCGCGCCCATCCATCCGCCCGCGCGACGTTTCCCGTGAAACCCCGAGTGCTCGGCTCGCAGCCCGATCACGGCGGCGAGCCCTCGCGGCGACCGGGGTGAACGGGAGAGTCGCCCGATCGTGCGATCATTCATCTTCCTCGTTCGAGGCCCTCCATGAGTCGTCTCCCGGGAGTCGCCCCGCCCCGCCGTCTCGCGATCCTCCTCATCATGGCCTTCTCGGGCATCGCCTGCCGCTCCCGCGAAGAGCCCGCCGCCGGGCCCCCCGCGGCACAACGACCCCAGTCCCAGCACGCCGGCTCGACGGAGCCCGCCCCGCGCCCGGCGGAGCTGAAGGACGAGATCCCGCCCGCCGAGCTCGACGCGGTCCTCGCGGCCTCCTACCGGGGCGCGGGGCTGATGGAGCAATTCGAGTACGCCAAGGCCTCCAAGGAATTCCGGGAGGTCCGCCGGCGGGCCCCCGGCTGGATCCCGGGCTCGATCAACCTCGCCATCGCGCTCCTGAACATGTCGGGCGAGGAGGCCGAGGCCTCCAAGTCGGCCGGCGGCGAGGCCCCCAAGGGGAACTTCGACGAGGCGCTCGAGCTGCTCCGCGAGGTCCTCGATCGCTCGCCGGACAACCCGCACGCGCACTTCTGCACGGGCATCATCCTCCAGCAGCAAGGGCTGCTCCCCGAGGCCTACAAGCACTTCTCACGGGTCACCCAGATCGACCCCCTGGACGCGGCGGCCTGGTACTGGGCGGCGAGCACGCTCACCGATCCCGCGAACCCCCAGGCGTCCGTCAGCCCGGCCCTGGCCAAGGAGCAGGCCGCGCTCTACCAGAAGGCGCTGGACCTCGACCCCTACCTCACCCAGGCCATCTACAAGCTCTCCGTCGTCTCGCGGATGGCCGGCGACCCGAATCGCCAGAAGGCCCTCCTGGAGCTCTGGAACAAGATCAATCCGGATCGCCCCCAGCCGGTGCCCGGGCCGGGCAACTCGGCCGCGAAGGTCTACGGCGAGATGGGCAAGTACGCCACCGTCACCGGCCTGCCTCGCCCCCGGGGCAAGGACCAGGCGGCCCCGCTGCCGCCGCGGTTCGACCCGGCCCGTCCGCTCGTCGTGACGCTGGCGGCCGGGGACCGCTGGGCGAAGCCCGAGGACTTCCGCGGCCCGGCCGCCGTGATCGGCCGGGCCCGGGCCCGCTTCGGCGCGGCCGTCGCGGCGTTCGACGCGGACGGCGACGGCAAGGCCGACCTGTACCTCGCCGCGTCGGTCGTCGGGCCGAAGGGGCTCCGCGACGCCCTGCTCCTGAACCGCGGCGAGGCGGGCTTCGAGGACGTCACCGCCCGGTTCGGGCTGCCGATGGACCGCGCCAGCCTGGGCGTCGCCGCCGCCGACTTCGACGCCGACCGCCGCGTCGACCTCTTCCTGACGGGCGTCGGCAAGAACGCCCTCCTGAGGAACCGCGACGGCTCGGGCTTCGAGGACCTGGGCGAGGCCCTCAAGCCGGCCGGCCCCCCGGCCGTCGCGCTCCAGGCCCGCTGGCTGGACCTCGACCAGGACGGGGACCTCGACCTGTTCCTCGTGAACCATTGCGCGGCGGAGCTCGCCGACAAGGCCTTCGTCCCGGGCCAGCCGCCGCCGCCGGGGATCGCCTGCACGGCCTATCGGAACGACGGCCAGCCGGAGGCGGTCCCCGGGTCGCCGCAGCCGGCCTGGGCCCCGATGGCCACCGCCTGGGACAAGGGCCGCGTGAAGTCCGGCCTGTCGGTGGTCCTCACGCCCTGGCCCGACGCCGCGGCCCCTTCCGCGGGCCCCGCGGCCTATACCGGGGTCGCGGCCCTCGACGTCGATGCGGACCGCGACCTGGACCTCATCCTCGCCGCCGACGGGGCGCCGCCCGTCGCCATGCTCAACGACCGGCTCGGCCGGTTCCACGCGGCGCAGGTGGAGCTGCCGTCGTCCCTGGAGGGCACGTCCGGGCTGCTGGTCGCGGACCTCGACCAGGACGGCATGTCGGACCTGGTCGCCGCGTCGGCGTCCGGGGCGGTCCAGGCGCTCCGGAACGCGACCGAGCGGAAGACCGAGGCCGAGACGAAGCTGCGGTTCGAGGCCTTCGCCGCCAACGCACGCTCCTGGAACGCCGCCGCCGCCGCGGACCTGGATCTCGACGGACTGCCGGACGTCGTCGGCCTCGAGCCGTCCTCCGG from Aquisphaera giovannonii includes these protein-coding regions:
- a CDS encoding serine/threonine-protein kinase, yielding MSQSDPPSTELTRHQYGSYRVLHPLGSGGMSSVYRAVHEDTGHEVALKVLPPGLARNPIALQRFLREARSAERLEHPNVVSIYDRGVDRGRNYIVLEYVEGGDLHGYVQVNGPLVVGEAVHIIRDVADGLGYASRLGLVHRDVKPSNILRSSSGEIKITDLGLALQSDLEDERVTREGTTVGTVDYMAPEQARDSRAASERSDIYSLGCTFYYLLAGIPPFPGGDITDKLTRHARSAPPDIRDLRPDVPVELARLIQRMMAKRPEDRFASFDELIRALDQVALPPPADGPGVSLVPLEGPPEGRPRIPVVALGGAPRPPSSVPEISLANLDLDEDSPLDAGRAGGAGSGSNGLGSFPAAPLPRLPAAEIAGAGPGGHPGGSTSLGGWAALFTAVGLIFILSVVLIDRLVRTGPDDPRFAAELAPEDDGEEETAPALASRPPEPEPEAATVRPMTTVPGPVRKPPVPVPPDPESTWAEPEDPDVRPRREAFSDEILRAYLPDWALVPVPTRLEGPLTVVRRVPAIRDASVVNTLRAGLEKTKGTIEIADEGPFSISTPLLSTENRMVRARPGYRPVIRVEASPAPAARQLPGLVTLESKGLVLDSLDFVVNLRDAGASGVVLFHCRDASLTIRNCTFTLVNPKNIPVTLFHGEGDPARGARIRLEGCLFRGPFATALSMGGGPVDAAIRDTVVIGGQSATVRELEQSPGHRVSIVGAVIGGRGPCVALGEPSPGPTGKPLVVRAYRTVLGRFQGAGIASVIAALKAGVPAQSVSWSGDHNLFAGWKGFFAHGPEAIVLVDGLAGVRSTWNGSDRNSREVLAAWPDLEGSTWAPPSILGPFVPGFEALLDGLPRPRPFLDARTVSAFPEPMIPTPLVVAMESANPAAMDGPGRVLLPSKPRAAPRIAGIPAAAPTGPAATLDGEMLLDCDSPEWHGDLGYFLREKIGPGMKHARVRVTGSGPFRCSAVRLPDGLLLELRVAPPARPEAGWLTWQPDPGQQGKALIELKGGGILLSQAHFQTEPSAPLESLIHVEDGHLILHRCLIAAPPRAEGGSGRLVTFRAATTRPGVGPPSSGLFVREPGRPTCVIADSTLISNAAAVRLELGRGQAAIAGSAIAAATDAIELAPSRVARSRFEADIVLERCTITSESNLLRLEPWPGNPPGPDRPWLVTTRSCAFLGTYDRRVSLTTLLRVDEEAMAGGALFWEARGDALDVDAFTAAGADTPQLLLRDVAFQWVAFWGSNHVAHVTGPRAGTSRPGARLLEKLKPGRVDPAGLILDPTYHPDRPALDFGADLSRQGIRPRPSGTARRY
- a CDS encoding tetratricopeptide repeat protein produces the protein MSGLRRGYRTKAMLAAAILGSLGSARADDQPSGTSTKHRPRPQGPGVAVGATGGIGWRNYWVPYFAVGLPDGEVAYYVPPPILYTPAGPVIGAGPLAAPVPVSIQRGPLAPAPPPGLVPEPAPKRPGPAPIARKESARAAQLVVLGDRHFKAANVKRAEERYQQAEKLDPSSATAQLRMAQVAIVRERYAEAAQRLRDAQTAQPGWIAATPDIQSLYGEPQEFARHLNRLESHLQAHPEDRDAWLVLGAEWYLSGRTARAADVFARIDDPHRKPDIALAAFLEATRQH
- a CDS encoding nitrilase-related carbon-nitrogen hydrolase; translated protein: MPRLDRYYAAACQVDLPCPRHRDEIAGRVGHLLGMVDRAVVGYEPFFDVRLVVFPEFAHAAPVYETAEELADKLAVPIPNEHTDAYARKARERGIFIQTGTFLEVDPGWPGSVFNTTCLIGPEGLLSRYRKVNPWLPWEVHASPHDLPGYDEPLFPVVETEIGRLGAAICYDWLFPEAIRALALQGAEVLIRVSAYMDPWGATPPMDWWTLFNRARAAENFAYVVAANQAASAANYPPFSWPGGSMIVDYDGRILAQADPGPGEKIVVGPIDLASLRAERARRRGHHLLSHIRAEAYTSLYAAPIHPPARRFP
- a CDS encoding CRTAC1 family protein; this translates as MSRLPGVAPPRRLAILLIMAFSGIACRSREEPAAGPPAAQRPQSQHAGSTEPAPRPAELKDEIPPAELDAVLAASYRGAGLMEQFEYAKASKEFREVRRRAPGWIPGSINLAIALLNMSGEEAEASKSAGGEAPKGNFDEALELLREVLDRSPDNPHAHFCTGIILQQQGLLPEAYKHFSRVTQIDPLDAAAWYWAASTLTDPANPQASVSPALAKEQAALYQKALDLDPYLTQAIYKLSVVSRMAGDPNRQKALLELWNKINPDRPQPVPGPGNSAAKVYGEMGKYATVTGLPRPRGKDQAAPLPPRFDPARPLVVTLAAGDRWAKPEDFRGPAAVIGRARARFGAAVAAFDADGDGKADLYLAASVVGPKGLRDALLLNRGEAGFEDVTARFGLPMDRASLGVAAADFDADRRVDLFLTGVGKNALLRNRDGSGFEDLGEALKPAGPPAVALQARWLDLDQDGDLDLFLVNHCAAELADKAFVPGQPPPPGIACTAYRNDGQPEAVPGSPQPAWAPMATAWDKGRVKSGLSVVLTPWPDAAAPSAGPAAYTGVAALDVDADRDLDLILAADGAPPVAMLNDRLGRFHAAQVELPSSLEGTSGLLVADLDQDGMSDLVAASASGAVQALRNATERKTEAETKLRFEAFAANARSWNAAAAADLDLDGLPDVVGLEPSSGKAPGRTPSWARNEGTRLARVDWPVAAETPGAAGLAIADLAGDPLPDLLLARDGEPPALALNRGNGHHWLSLELAGHWRVKPELMRTNSHGLGTRVLVEGQDTHVAHEHTTPETGLAQSIGPVVLGLGKRDAAELLHLRWPDGVMQCELNVAADQKRAIGENNRKTGSCPVLFTWDGSKFACLGDFLGGGGLGYLVAPGVYGQPDRDEAVAIGPSQLREEQGAYRLSITEPMDEIAYLDHVRLDVVDSPPGVTSTPDERFAPTGNRPTGELIAWRRAVEPEHATDLAGRDVAEALRHFDRVTVDSFRKLEGWTGYAEEHGIVLDFGDRLSGFGPSDPLVLCLAGWVEYPYSQTNYAAATAGVSLRPPVIERRRGDGSWEVIEPDAGYPAGLPRLTTLDLTGKLTGPSCVLRIRTNMECYYDQAFIAVRDRRAEGSLRVSTREVARAELGHRGYSREVSPDGRLPLLYDYRYVDPAPLARLSGKLTRFGDVVPLLKADDDILCVIGPGDEARLEFSAEGLPPLEPGWTRSFVLRSFGYCKDADPSTALSDTVGPLPWKGMPPFPFGGGASRPADPAYEAYLRDYQTRPAGGGAGR